A genomic segment from Variovorax paradoxus B4 encodes:
- a CDS encoding M1 family metallopeptidase, which yields MKKLAKPVVGHLAITAVTLAVLTACGGGGGGGDASLGGAGLSASAPSLDSPASSPAPNDGPALAPESSVAQVDRSVKPMELPDTVWPVNYKLWFRPDAALKTFVGRGDVEIEVLKPVDAIVVAAHNLKFANGRTTLRKLSNPSEVIALVPTPQTLGDFVQLRRNDGQIAKGKYLLHMEWDGSIQFSDAEYCPPDEMARNPFCSAATGIFKVGLSTPEGVSSDAIVTQGETNYARQWFPGWDEPAFRHTFEISAEVPGDWQTVSNAAQKSAVKLPDGYQQVSFEKTPSMPMYLTFFGGGKFDILSDTFKSPLDGSEMPLRWFTPPGRSTWATFAMEWTKVAMDYYYNYTGIPLPFKKFDTVAANDSYDNKPNTGFGGMENWGSIFEFADRVLTKPGETPTLYSVTVVTHEIAHQWFGDLVTLDWWDNVWLNESFARWFDRRTTIKFHPDYYSFSDYVLDKHTVIVADLKDTAVPVQRNLNDAGSFGFISPSIFVYNKGSHVLETVQNYIGEEAMQKGLQIYLKDYAFGNVTPSRLWSSLEKASGGKKVADIGDSFVRQTGVPLLTVDAQCAGDRTYVSISQESFPNQNAYPASAWTIPVTLAYGDAMEQRKTFVMATSTAQMELPGCTAVLAGPTGQDYYVSNYSTQSWSDLLAKAQNFADNKPLLLNIERDAFRLLSVGRITQGQYDQIKGVLNLPSTLLAKTAASQQKMAAQDAGGKEDYPHALRYQGSLKLRDNEKR from the coding sequence ATGAAGAAACTTGCCAAGCCAGTCGTCGGCCATCTTGCCATCACCGCCGTGACCCTTGCCGTGCTCACGGCCTGCGGTGGCGGAGGAGGCGGCGGCGACGCTTCCCTGGGCGGTGCCGGGCTGAGCGCGTCGGCGCCCTCGCTCGACAGTCCTGCTTCGTCCCCGGCGCCCAACGACGGACCTGCGCTTGCACCCGAGTCGTCGGTCGCGCAGGTCGACCGCTCCGTGAAGCCGATGGAGCTGCCCGATACCGTCTGGCCCGTCAACTACAAGCTGTGGTTCAGGCCCGATGCGGCGCTGAAGACCTTCGTGGGGCGCGGCGACGTGGAGATCGAAGTGCTCAAGCCGGTGGATGCCATCGTCGTTGCCGCGCACAACCTCAAGTTCGCGAACGGCCGCACCACCTTGCGCAAACTGTCGAATCCTTCGGAGGTGATTGCGCTGGTGCCCACGCCGCAGACGCTGGGCGACTTCGTCCAGTTGCGGCGCAACGACGGGCAGATCGCCAAGGGCAAGTACCTGCTGCACATGGAATGGGACGGCAGTATCCAGTTCTCCGATGCGGAATATTGCCCGCCCGACGAGATGGCCCGCAATCCGTTCTGCTCGGCTGCGACCGGCATCTTCAAGGTGGGCCTTTCCACGCCCGAGGGCGTGAGCAGCGATGCCATCGTGACGCAGGGTGAAACCAACTATGCGCGGCAATGGTTCCCGGGCTGGGACGAGCCGGCCTTCCGCCACACCTTCGAGATCTCCGCCGAGGTGCCGGGCGACTGGCAGACCGTGTCGAACGCCGCGCAGAAGTCGGCCGTCAAGCTGCCCGACGGCTACCAGCAGGTGTCGTTCGAGAAGACGCCTTCGATGCCGATGTACCTCACCTTCTTCGGCGGCGGCAAGTTCGACATTCTCTCGGACACCTTCAAGAGCCCGCTCGACGGCAGCGAGATGCCGCTGCGCTGGTTCACGCCGCCGGGCCGCTCCACCTGGGCCACCTTTGCGATGGAGTGGACCAAGGTGGCGATGGACTACTACTACAACTACACCGGCATCCCGCTGCCGTTCAAGAAGTTCGACACCGTGGCGGCCAACGACAGCTACGACAACAAGCCGAACACCGGCTTCGGCGGCATGGAGAACTGGGGTTCGATCTTCGAGTTTGCCGACCGCGTGCTGACCAAGCCGGGCGAAACGCCCACGCTGTATTCGGTGACTGTGGTGACGCACGAGATCGCGCACCAGTGGTTCGGCGACCTCGTCACGCTCGACTGGTGGGACAACGTATGGCTCAACGAATCGTTCGCGCGCTGGTTCGACCGTCGCACCACGATCAAATTTCATCCCGACTACTACAGCTTCTCCGATTACGTGCTGGACAAGCACACCGTGATCGTGGCCGACCTGAAGGACACCGCGGTGCCGGTGCAGCGCAACCTCAACGATGCGGGTTCGTTCGGCTTCATCAGCCCGTCGATCTTCGTCTACAACAAGGGCAGCCACGTGCTGGAGACGGTGCAGAACTACATCGGCGAGGAGGCGATGCAGAAGGGCCTGCAGATCTACCTGAAGGACTATGCGTTCGGCAACGTCACGCCGTCGCGGTTGTGGAGTTCGCTCGAGAAGGCGAGCGGCGGCAAGAAGGTGGCGGACATCGGCGACAGCTTCGTCCGGCAGACCGGCGTGCCCCTTCTGACGGTGGACGCGCAATGCGCGGGCGACCGCACCTACGTGTCGATCAGTCAGGAGTCGTTCCCGAACCAGAACGCCTATCCGGCATCGGCCTGGACCATTCCGGTGACGCTGGCCTACGGCGACGCAATGGAGCAGCGCAAGACCTTCGTCATGGCCACCAGCACCGCGCAGATGGAGCTCCCTGGCTGCACCGCGGTACTGGCCGGGCCCACGGGGCAGGACTACTACGTGAGCAACTACAGCACCCAGTCGTGGAGCGACCTGCTGGCCAAGGCGCAGAACTTTGCCGACAACAAGCCGCTCCTGCTCAACATCGAGCGGGACGCGTTCCGCCTGCTGTCGGTGGGGCGCATCACGCAGGGGCAGTACGACCAGATCAAGGGCGTTCTCAACCTGCCATCGACGCTGCTGGCCAAGACCGCGGCGAGCCAGCAGAAGATGGCGGCGCAGGACGCCGGCGGCAAGGAAGACTATCCGCACGCGCTGCGCTACCAGGGCAGCCTGAAGCTGCGCGACAACGAAAAGCGTTGA
- a CDS encoding porin produces the protein MKKFVFALASAGAAGAALAQSSVTLFGVVDAAVSYTRGSGDGSAHKTQLTNSGNMFSRIGFRGTEDLGGGLSAGFWLEAGLQNDNGTGFPSNTNNQTSGNGTPGVLSFNRRSTVSLSGPFGEFRLGRDYVPAFWNTAIFDPFGTGGGIGANQIYFSGLGGLPAPTGTRASNSVGYFLPGNLGGFYGQAMYAMGENDSNSVLPGTLRSNRRDGSHVGFRFGYLQGGFNIALATGKTRYASGDLRVTNLGASYTFGPSLMSLKLTGELYTESKGSTDGKGALIGFQLPVGPGEIKGSYARYRREPAGAAMKPTTSKFAIGYVHNLSKRTALYATFARIGNRNGAAQALAGAITMPNRASTGTEFGMRHIF, from the coding sequence GGCCTCGGCCGGCGCGGCTGGCGCAGCGCTGGCCCAATCTTCCGTCACCCTGTTCGGCGTGGTCGACGCAGCCGTCAGCTACACGCGCGGCAGCGGCGACGGATCGGCCCACAAGACGCAGCTGACCAACAGCGGCAACATGTTCAGCCGCATCGGCTTTCGCGGAACCGAGGACCTGGGCGGCGGCCTCTCGGCGGGCTTCTGGCTCGAGGCCGGCCTGCAGAACGACAACGGCACCGGCTTTCCCTCGAACACGAACAACCAGACCAGCGGCAACGGCACGCCGGGCGTGCTGAGCTTCAACCGGCGCTCCACCGTGAGCCTGTCGGGACCGTTCGGCGAGTTCCGCCTGGGCCGCGACTACGTGCCCGCGTTCTGGAACACGGCCATCTTCGATCCGTTCGGAACCGGCGGCGGCATCGGCGCCAACCAGATCTATTTCTCGGGCCTTGGCGGACTGCCCGCGCCCACCGGCACGCGTGCGTCGAACAGCGTCGGCTACTTCTTGCCGGGCAACCTGGGCGGCTTCTACGGACAGGCCATGTACGCCATGGGCGAGAACGACTCGAACTCGGTGCTGCCGGGTACGCTGCGCTCGAACCGCCGCGACGGCAGCCACGTCGGCTTTCGCTTCGGCTACCTGCAGGGCGGCTTCAACATTGCACTGGCCACCGGCAAGACGCGCTATGCGAGCGGCGACCTTCGCGTGACCAACCTCGGCGCTTCCTACACCTTCGGCCCCTCGCTGATGAGCCTGAAGCTCACGGGCGAGCTCTACACGGAGTCGAAGGGAAGCACAGATGGCAAGGGCGCGTTGATCGGCTTCCAGCTGCCGGTCGGCCCTGGCGAGATCAAGGGCTCGTATGCGCGCTACCGGCGCGAGCCAGCCGGTGCCGCAATGAAGCCGACCACGTCGAAGTTCGCGATCGGCTACGTTCACAACCTCTCGAAGCGCACCGCGCTGTACGCCACCTTCGCGCGCATCGGCAACCGCAATGGCGCGGCACAGGCGCTTGCAGGCGCCATCACCATGCCGAACCGCGCCTCCACCGGCACGGAGTTCGGCATGCGCCACATCTTCTAG
- a CDS encoding transporter substrate-binding domain-containing protein: MNQPQPVAPALVSAFAPGGTLRASINLGNPILANKDAATGEPVGVSIDLAREFARRLGVGIELVVFEKAAASVDAVRNEKADIGFFAIDPARSEGLLFTAPYVLIEGSYLVRESSELTDNAQVDAKGHRISVGAGSAYDLFLTREIEQAEIIRLQGAAPALAALRSGAVEVAAGIRQLLEAEARREPGVRVLPGRFMVIQQAMGTPASRGAAAQALLAAFVEEMKASGFVADALQRHRIEGAIVAPASTGVAL; this comes from the coding sequence ATGAACCAGCCCCAACCCGTCGCCCCCGCTCTTGTCTCCGCCTTCGCGCCCGGCGGCACGCTGCGCGCATCCATCAACCTCGGCAACCCGATCCTCGCGAACAAGGATGCGGCCACCGGCGAGCCGGTGGGCGTGTCGATCGATCTCGCGCGCGAGTTCGCGCGCCGGCTCGGCGTGGGCATCGAGCTCGTGGTGTTCGAGAAGGCGGCGGCATCGGTCGACGCGGTAAGGAACGAGAAGGCCGACATCGGCTTCTTCGCGATCGACCCGGCACGCAGCGAAGGGCTGCTGTTCACCGCGCCCTACGTGCTGATCGAAGGCAGCTACCTCGTGCGCGAGTCATCGGAGCTCACGGACAACGCGCAGGTCGATGCCAAGGGCCATCGCATCTCGGTCGGTGCGGGCAGCGCCTACGACCTGTTCCTCACGCGCGAGATCGAGCAGGCCGAGATCATCCGGCTCCAGGGCGCGGCCCCGGCGCTGGCGGCGCTGCGTTCGGGCGCGGTCGAGGTGGCCGCCGGCATTCGCCAGCTGCTCGAGGCCGAGGCTCGGCGCGAGCCGGGCGTGCGCGTGCTGCCCGGCCGCTTCATGGTGATCCAGCAGGCCATGGGCACGCCCGCGAGCCGCGGTGCCGCGGCGCAGGCGCTGCTGGCGGCCTTCGTCGAGGAGATGAAGGCGAGTGGCTTTGTCGCCGATGCGCTTCAGCGTCACCGCATCGAAGGTGCGATCGTGGCGCCGGCTTCTACTGGCGTGGCTCTGTAG
- a CDS encoding substrate-binding domain-containing protein encodes MKTRTFSFDRLTRRASLLAAAAVLSACGSFGSPPPAAGDIHVMTSGGFTAAYNELRPGFERSSGRTVKTAYGASMGNAEDSIPSRLSRNEPADVVILARPALDALVAQGKVVAGSQVDLVRSSIGFAVRKGAPKPDIATVDALKRTLLAAPSIAYSASASGTYYETELLKKLGIEEQVKPKSKRILSERVGTVVARGDAALGLQQVSELLPIAGIDYIGPLPAEVQRVTVFSAGIATASKQPDAARQVIRYLNSPEAAPTIAKTGLEPLTAR; translated from the coding sequence ATGAAGACCCGGACCTTCTCGTTCGACCGCCTGACCCGCCGCGCCAGCCTGCTGGCCGCAGCGGCCGTTCTTTCCGCATGCGGCAGCTTCGGCAGCCCGCCGCCCGCTGCCGGCGACATCCACGTGATGACCTCGGGCGGCTTCACGGCCGCATACAACGAGCTGCGCCCCGGCTTCGAGCGCAGCAGCGGCCGCACGGTCAAGACCGCGTATGGCGCTTCCATGGGCAATGCGGAAGATTCCATTCCGAGCCGGCTGTCGCGCAACGAGCCGGCCGACGTGGTGATCCTCGCGCGGCCCGCGCTCGACGCGCTGGTGGCGCAAGGCAAGGTGGTGGCCGGCAGCCAGGTCGACCTGGTGCGCTCGTCGATCGGCTTTGCGGTGCGCAAGGGCGCGCCCAAGCCCGACATCGCAACGGTCGACGCACTCAAGCGCACGCTGCTGGCTGCGCCTTCGATCGCCTACTCGGCCAGCGCCAGCGGCACCTACTACGAGACCGAGCTGCTCAAGAAGCTCGGCATCGAGGAACAGGTCAAGCCCAAGAGCAAGCGCATCCTGAGCGAGCGCGTGGGCACCGTGGTGGCGCGCGGCGACGCGGCGCTGGGCTTGCAGCAGGTAAGCGAACTGCTGCCGATCGCGGGCATCGACTACATCGGCCCGCTGCCGGCGGAGGTACAGCGCGTGACGGTGTTCTCGGCCGGCATTGCCACGGCTTCGAAGCAGCCCGATGCGGCGCGCCAGGTGATCCGCTATCTCAACTCGCCCGAAGCGGCACCGACCATCGCGAAGACGGGGCTCGAGCCTCTGACGGCGCGCTGA